In the genome of Nonomuraea sp. NBC_00507, the window CAACTCGGCCGGCTCCCTGCGGGCGCTGACCCAGCCCGACTGGGCGCACAACATGTTCTTCCCCTACGACCAGTGGCTCAGGCGTGGCACGGTGGTCCGCGACCGCGCGGTCTCGGTGGACCCCGGCGGCGTCACCCTGGCCTCGGGCCGACGGGTCGAGGCCGACTACCTGGTCCTGGCCACCGGCTCCAGCTACGCCTACCCCGCCAAGCCGTCCGCCGACTCCACAGACGAGGTCCTGGACGACCTGCTCCGGACCCACAAGGAGCTGGCCGGCGCCGAGCGGGTGCTGATCCTCGGCGCCGGGCCGGTCGGTCTGGAACTGGCCGGCGAGATCAAGGAAGTCTGGCCGCACAAGCACGTGACCATCATCGACCCCGCCGAGCAGCTGCTGGCCGCCTTCCCCGCGGAGATGCGCGAGGAGCTGCGCCGCCAGCTCAAGGAGCAGGACATCAACCTGCGGCTGGGCACCGGCCTGACCGCGCCTCCGGCGACCGAGCCCGGCCAGGCGGCGACCTTCACCGTCACCACGACCGGCGAGGAGGAGATCACCGCCGACATCTGGTTCCGCGCGCACGGCGTGCACGTCAACAGCGACTACCTCGCCGACGGCCGGCTGACGACACGTACGCCGCAGGGGCAGGTTCCCGTCACCGAAACCCTCAACGTCCACGGGCACGACGCCGTTCACGAGCGCGTCTACGCCATCGGCGACATCACCGACGTCGCCGAGGCCAAGATGGCCGGGTACGCGATGCAGCACGCCGAGGTCGTGGCCCAGAACATCATCGCCCAGCTGCGCGGCGAGCAGCCGGGGGCCACCTACCAGCCGCTGCCCCACCCGATGATCCTGCTGCCCCTCGGCCCGCGCGGGGGTGTCGGCCAGTTGCCGACCCCCGACGGACCCGCCGTCGTCCCGGCCGAGACCGTCTCGGCGTACAAGGGGGCGGACCTGTTCACCGGCCGCTTCACCGAGCAGTTCGGCGCCGCGTGACATGGATGACACGCGGCTGGGCCGCAGCGGCCGCTCCGCGTCCCGGCTCGTCCTGGGCACGATGAACGTCGGGACGGCAACCTTCGAACAGGGCAGCCACGCCATCATGGACCGTGCGCACGAGCACGGAAGCGTACGCCTGGTGAACATCTCCATTTGCACGGAAAGGCAGAACATTGTCCGCACATAACGTCGTCTTCGGTTTTGGCGCGCATTCCGGCATTGATGACATACCCGAGCTG includes:
- a CDS encoding NAD(P)/FAD-dependent oxidoreductase; the encoded protein is MSRTVVVIGGGYGGSAVAQALDAEADVVLIDPRDAFINSAGSLRALTQPDWAHNMFFPYDQWLRRGTVVRDRAVSVDPGGVTLASGRRVEADYLVLATGSSYAYPAKPSADSTDEVLDDLLRTHKELAGAERVLILGAGPVGLELAGEIKEVWPHKHVTIIDPAEQLLAAFPAEMREELRRQLKEQDINLRLGTGLTAPPATEPGQAATFTVTTTGEEEITADIWFRAHGVHVNSDYLADGRLTTRTPQGQVPVTETLNVHGHDAVHERVYAIGDITDVAEAKMAGYAMQHAEVVAQNIIAQLRGEQPGATYQPLPHPMILLPLGPRGGVGQLPTPDGPAVVPAETVSAYKGADLFTGRFTEQFGAA